One part of the Streptomyces nigra genome encodes these proteins:
- the chvE gene encoding multiple monosaccharide ABC transporter substrate-binding protein, with protein sequence MRSRRAALAAMASVASLALTLTACGQDSEGGSKDDNGSTKGATIGIAMPTKSSERWIADGNNVVKDLQSKGYKTKLVYGEDDPDQQVSQIENLITQGVKALIVAAIDNKSMNNVLQQAKDADIPVISYDRLILGTPNVDYYASFDNEKVGELQASYIVDKLGLKSGKKGPFNIELFAGSNDDNNTRYFFGGAMKVLQPYIDKKQLVVRSGQTELTQVTTLRWDGGTAQKRMDDILTSAYKSERVDAVLSPYDGISIGILSALKSDDYGSKNKPLPVVTGQDAEVASVKSIIADEQSMTVYKDTRELAKVASGMVDALLNDKKPEVNDTKTYDNGSKVVPAFLLEPVAVDKGNYQKEVVDSGYIKESDLK encoded by the coding sequence ATGCGTAGTCGCAGAGCCGCACTCGCCGCCATGGCCTCCGTCGCCTCCCTCGCGCTCACCCTGACCGCCTGCGGCCAGGACAGCGAGGGCGGGAGCAAGGACGACAACGGCAGCACGAAGGGGGCGACGATCGGCATCGCGATGCCCACCAAGTCCTCCGAGCGCTGGATAGCCGACGGCAACAACGTCGTGAAGGACCTCCAGTCCAAGGGCTACAAGACCAAGCTGGTCTACGGCGAGGACGACCCCGACCAGCAGGTCTCCCAGATCGAGAACCTGATCACCCAGGGCGTCAAGGCGCTGATCGTGGCCGCCATCGACAACAAGTCGATGAACAACGTGCTCCAGCAGGCCAAGGACGCGGACATCCCGGTCATCTCCTACGACCGCCTGATCCTCGGCACCCCGAACGTCGACTACTACGCCTCCTTCGACAACGAGAAGGTCGGCGAGCTGCAGGCCAGCTACATCGTCGACAAGCTCGGCCTGAAGTCCGGCAAGAAGGGCCCGTTCAACATCGAGCTGTTCGCCGGCTCCAACGACGACAACAACACCCGCTACTTCTTCGGCGGCGCGATGAAGGTGCTCCAGCCCTACATCGACAAGAAGCAGCTCGTCGTCCGCTCCGGCCAGACCGAGCTGACCCAGGTCACCACCCTGCGCTGGGACGGCGGCACCGCCCAGAAGCGCATGGACGACATCCTCACCTCGGCCTACAAGTCCGAGCGGGTCGACGCGGTGCTCTCGCCGTACGACGGCATCTCCATCGGCATCCTGTCCGCCCTGAAGTCGGACGACTACGGCTCCAAGAACAAGCCGCTGCCGGTCGTCACCGGTCAGGACGCCGAGGTCGCCTCGGTGAAGTCGATCATCGCCGACGAGCAGTCGATGACCGTCTACAAGGACACCCGCGAACTCGCCAAGGTCGCCTCGGGCATGGTCGACGCCCTGCTCAACGACAAGAAGCCCGAGGTCAACGACACCAAGACCTACGACAACGGCTCGAAGGTCGTCCCCGCCTTCCTGCTCGAGCCGGTCGCCGTCGACAAGGGCAACTACCAGAAGGAGGTCGTGGACTCCGGCTACATCAAGGAGAGCGACCTCAAGTAA
- a CDS encoding SCO2400 family protein: MDYCHPCRRHLNGALACPGCGATTEQPHVYADAMGGARYPQQAERSPGAPAAHAGQYGEPSGGSYGAPVPAPDAPESTYEAESTYEAEGAGETAEAAPEGGRAARRAAQRRGGRGRRRGRDEQPVPDTYDDGEAYDDADAYDEEDGDPEDESGTGTSRRDRKAAAHRRRRRRTLLVTAGFVLAAGGLSLAELGMDAPGDSPKSAVAGDSSADGAAKGELTTSPGATDPAALPGGGAASGNPSASPSASESGKDKDDEDEKKDEDADGTPDPESQSATTGTGVDTPPPAPDPTPTSGGDSTPTEEPPPANPTPDPKPTDECKRFLWWCT, encoded by the coding sequence ATGGACTACTGCCACCCGTGCCGACGGCACCTGAACGGCGCCCTCGCCTGCCCGGGGTGCGGCGCCACGACCGAACAGCCGCACGTGTACGCGGACGCCATGGGCGGCGCCCGGTACCCGCAGCAGGCCGAGCGGTCCCCGGGCGCGCCCGCGGCGCACGCGGGGCAGTACGGCGAGCCCTCCGGCGGCTCCTACGGCGCCCCGGTGCCGGCACCGGACGCCCCCGAGAGCACGTACGAGGCCGAGAGCACCTATGAGGCCGAGGGCGCCGGTGAGACGGCCGAGGCGGCACCCGAGGGCGGCCGGGCCGCACGGCGCGCGGCACAGCGGCGCGGCGGCCGGGGCCGCCGGCGCGGCCGCGACGAGCAGCCGGTCCCCGATACGTACGACGACGGCGAGGCCTACGACGACGCCGACGCGTACGACGAAGAGGACGGTGACCCCGAGGACGAGTCCGGGACCGGCACGAGCCGCCGGGACCGCAAGGCCGCCGCGCACCGCCGCCGCAGGCGCCGCACCCTGCTCGTCACCGCCGGCTTCGTCCTGGCCGCCGGCGGGCTGAGCCTCGCCGAACTCGGCATGGACGCCCCGGGCGACAGCCCCAAGTCGGCCGTGGCCGGGGACTCCTCGGCGGACGGCGCCGCCAAGGGCGAGCTGACGACATCACCCGGCGCCACCGACCCCGCCGCCCTCCCGGGCGGGGGCGCGGCCTCGGGGAACCCGTCCGCCTCCCCCTCGGCGTCCGAGTCCGGCAAGGACAAGGACGACGAGGACGAGAAGAAGGACGAGGACGCCGACGGCACCCCGGACCCCGAGTCGCAGTCGGCGACCACCGGCACCGGTGTGGACACCCCGCCCCCGGCCCCCGATCCCACGCCCACCTCGGGCGGCGACTCCACCCCCACCGAGGAACCGCCCCCCGCGAACCCCACGCCCGACCCCAAGCCGACGGACGAGTGCAAGCGGTTCCTCTGGTGGTGCACGTAG
- the mmsA gene encoding multiple monosaccharide ABC transporter ATP-binding protein — protein MAGPVLEMRSIVKTFPGVKALSDVTLTVRQGEVHAICGENGAGKSTLMKVLSGVHPHGTYEGDILFEGEVCEFKDIRASEQRGIVIIHQELALSPFLSLAENIFLGNEHAKGGFIDWRETLRHATELLRRVGLSDHPDTRVADIGVGKQQLVEIAKALSKKVKLLILDEPTAALNDEDSGKLLDLILELKKQGITSIIISHKLNEIRKVADSVTILRDGRTIETLDVKAPETTEDRIISGMVGRDLEHRFPERTPHEPEEGAAPALEIRNWTVHHPIDQQRKVVDDVSLQVRRGEIVGIAGLMGAGRTELAMSVFGRTYGRYHGGSVLKDGKEIRTKTVPEAVKHGIAYVTEDRKHYGLNLIDTINRNISLSALGKVSKRGVVDEHGERQVAEGFRKSMNIKAPTVFEPVGKLSGGNQQKVVLSKWIFAGPDVLILDEPTRGIDVGAKYEIYTVIDQLAAQGKAVVFISSELPELLGMCDRIYTMAAGRLTGEFSREEASQESLMRQMTKDKEVTR, from the coding sequence ATGGCGGGACCCGTCCTGGAAATGCGCTCGATCGTCAAGACCTTTCCCGGCGTCAAGGCGCTGTCGGACGTCACCCTGACCGTCCGGCAGGGCGAGGTCCACGCCATCTGCGGGGAGAACGGCGCCGGCAAGTCGACGCTGATGAAAGTCCTCTCCGGAGTCCACCCGCACGGCACCTACGAGGGGGACATCCTCTTCGAGGGCGAGGTCTGCGAGTTCAAGGACATCCGGGCGAGCGAGCAGCGCGGCATCGTCATCATCCACCAGGAGCTGGCGCTGTCGCCGTTCCTCTCCCTCGCGGAGAACATCTTCCTCGGCAACGAGCACGCCAAGGGCGGCTTCATCGACTGGCGGGAGACGCTGCGGCACGCCACCGAACTGCTGCGCCGGGTGGGGCTGTCCGACCACCCGGACACCCGGGTCGCCGACATCGGCGTCGGCAAGCAGCAGTTGGTGGAGATCGCCAAGGCGCTGTCGAAGAAGGTGAAGCTGCTCATCCTCGACGAGCCGACCGCGGCGCTCAACGACGAGGACAGCGGCAAGCTCCTGGATCTCATCCTGGAGCTGAAGAAGCAGGGCATCACCTCGATCATCATCAGCCACAAGCTCAACGAGATCCGCAAGGTCGCCGACTCGGTGACGATCCTGCGCGACGGGCGGACCATCGAGACGCTCGACGTGAAGGCCCCGGAGACCACCGAGGACCGGATCATCAGCGGGATGGTCGGCCGGGACCTGGAGCACCGCTTCCCCGAGCGCACTCCGCACGAGCCGGAGGAGGGCGCGGCGCCGGCCCTGGAGATCCGCAACTGGACCGTGCACCACCCGATCGACCAGCAGCGCAAGGTCGTCGACGACGTGTCGCTCCAGGTGCGGCGCGGGGAGATCGTGGGCATCGCCGGGCTGATGGGCGCGGGCCGCACCGAGCTGGCGATGAGCGTCTTCGGGCGCACCTACGGCCGCTATCACGGCGGCTCGGTCCTCAAGGACGGCAAGGAGATCCGCACCAAGACCGTCCCGGAGGCGGTGAAGCACGGGATCGCGTACGTCACCGAGGACCGCAAGCACTACGGCCTGAACCTCATCGACACCATCAACCGCAACATCTCGCTCAGCGCGCTGGGCAAGGTCTCCAAGCGGGGCGTGGTCGACGAGCACGGCGAGCGGCAGGTCGCCGAGGGCTTCCGGAAGTCCATGAACATCAAGGCGCCGACCGTCTTCGAGCCGGTCGGCAAGCTCTCCGGCGGCAACCAGCAGAAGGTCGTCCTCAGCAAGTGGATCTTCGCGGGTCCCGATGTGCTGATCCTGGACGAGCCCACCCGCGGCATCGACGTGGGCGCCAAGTACGAGATCTACACGGTCATCGACCAGCTGGCCGCCCAGGGCAAGGCGGTCGTCTTCATCTCCTCCGAGCTGCCCGAGCTGCTCGGCATGTGCGACCGCATCTACACGATGGCCGCGGGCCGGCTCACCGGCGAGTTCTCGCGCGAAGAGGCCTCGCAGGAATCGCTGATGCGTCAGATGACGAAGGACAAAGAGGTAACCCGATGA
- the mmsB gene encoding multiple monosaccharide ABC transporter permease codes for MSTDVTAKSPAPAPPGKSAQGGADGLLQLVLAGLRRNMRQYGMLIALGLIVVLFAVWTEGDLLLPRNVSNLVLQNSYILILAIGMMLVIIAGHIDLSVGSLTAFIGSMAAVFMVKNDLPWPVAVILCLAMGAVAGAAQGFFIAYGGIPSFIVTLAGMLIFRGLTEIFLEGQTLGPFPEGLQKVANGFLPEVGPDTNYHNLTLLLGFAMVAFVVFQEFRDRRRQLEFHLDVPPFNLFLLKLVALAAAILTLTMLLASYKGAPIVLLILGVLLVGFGYVMRNAIIGRHIYAIGGNLPAAKLSGVKDKKVTFLVFLNMGMLAALAGLVFAARFNAASPKAGLNFELEAIAASFIGGASMSGGVGTVLGAIIGGLVLGVLNNGMNLVGIGTDWQQVIKGLVLLAAVGFDVWNKRKVGS; via the coding sequence ATGAGCACGGATGTGACCGCCAAGAGCCCGGCCCCCGCGCCGCCGGGGAAGAGCGCGCAGGGCGGGGCCGACGGCCTGCTCCAGCTGGTGCTGGCGGGCCTGCGCCGCAACATGCGCCAGTACGGCATGCTGATCGCGCTCGGCCTGATCGTGGTGCTGTTCGCCGTGTGGACCGAGGGCGACCTGCTGCTGCCGCGCAACGTCTCCAACCTGGTGCTGCAGAACAGCTACATCCTGATCCTCGCGATCGGCATGATGCTGGTCATCATCGCCGGCCACATCGATCTGTCGGTGGGATCGCTGACGGCGTTCATCGGCTCGATGGCAGCCGTCTTCATGGTCAAGAACGATCTGCCCTGGCCGGTCGCCGTCATCCTCTGCCTCGCGATGGGCGCCGTCGCCGGTGCCGCACAAGGGTTCTTCATCGCGTACGGCGGCATACCGTCGTTCATCGTGACCCTCGCAGGCATGCTGATCTTCCGCGGTCTGACGGAGATCTTCCTGGAGGGGCAGACGCTCGGCCCCTTCCCGGAGGGGCTGCAGAAGGTCGCCAACGGCTTCCTGCCCGAGGTCGGCCCGGACACCAACTACCACAACCTCACCCTGCTGCTGGGCTTCGCGATGGTCGCGTTCGTGGTCTTCCAGGAGTTCCGCGACCGCCGCCGGCAGCTGGAGTTCCACCTCGACGTCCCGCCGTTCAACCTGTTCCTGCTGAAGCTGGTGGCACTGGCCGCCGCCATCCTCACCCTGACGATGCTGCTGGCCAGCTACAAGGGCGCCCCGATCGTGCTGCTCATCCTCGGTGTGCTGCTCGTCGGGTTCGGCTACGTCATGCGCAACGCGATCATCGGCCGGCACATCTACGCGATCGGCGGCAACCTGCCCGCGGCCAAGCTGTCGGGCGTGAAGGACAAGAAGGTCACCTTCCTGGTCTTCCTGAACATGGGCATGCTCGCGGCCCTGGCGGGTCTGGTCTTCGCCGCCCGCTTCAACGCGGCCTCCCCCAAGGCGGGCCTCAACTTCGAGCTGGAGGCGATCGCCGCGTCGTTCATCGGCGGCGCGTCGATGAGCGGCGGTGTCGGCACCGTCCTCGGCGCGATCATCGGCGGTCTGGTCCTGGGTGTGCTGAACAACGGCATGAACCTCGTCGGCATCGGCACCGACTGGCAGCAGGTCATCAAGGGCCTGGTCCTGCTGGCGGCGGTCGGCTTCGACGTGTGGAACAAGCGCAAGGTCGGTTCGTAG
- a CDS encoding zinc-dependent alcohol dehydrogenase yields MSVAVVVEAPGAHRLVEHTPRDPGPGEALVRVHAAGICGSDRELYQGNRPEGYVRYPLTPGHEWSGTVAAVGAGVPERLVGRKVVGEGFRNCQVCDRCHAGETTLCEAGYEETGFTQPGAMAATLTLPARLLHVLPDDCDLTAAALLEPAACIAAAAMKARALPGERVAVVGTGTLGMFAVQFLAAGSPGELLVVGTRRDREQPAYAYGATGFRTKDEDLGGGYDVVVETAGSAEAARTSAALLRRGGRLVLTGIPAPRAPGLDPTDLVVRQLEVQTVFGAPPDAWAHAVRVFSAGLLDPLPLVTHELPLTEFAQAIELVGSGDPKVGKVLLRP; encoded by the coding sequence ATGAGCGTCGCGGTCGTCGTCGAGGCGCCCGGCGCCCACCGGCTCGTCGAGCACACCCCGCGCGATCCCGGTCCCGGCGAGGCGCTGGTCCGGGTGCACGCGGCCGGGATCTGCGGCAGCGACCGCGAGCTGTACCAGGGCAACCGGCCCGAGGGGTACGTCCGTTACCCGCTGACCCCGGGCCACGAGTGGTCCGGGACCGTCGCCGCCGTCGGCGCCGGGGTGCCGGAGCGGCTGGTGGGCCGCAAGGTGGTCGGCGAGGGGTTCCGCAACTGCCAGGTCTGCGACCGCTGTCACGCCGGTGAGACGACGCTGTGCGAGGCGGGGTACGAGGAGACCGGGTTCACCCAGCCGGGCGCCATGGCGGCCACGCTCACCCTTCCGGCCCGGCTGCTGCACGTCCTGCCGGACGACTGCGACCTCACCGCCGCCGCCCTGCTGGAGCCGGCCGCCTGTATCGCCGCCGCGGCGATGAAGGCGCGGGCGCTGCCCGGGGAGCGGGTGGCGGTGGTCGGGACCGGGACGCTCGGGATGTTCGCCGTGCAGTTCCTGGCGGCGGGCTCGCCCGGCGAGCTGCTCGTGGTCGGCACGCGCCGCGACCGGGAGCAGCCGGCGTACGCGTACGGGGCGACCGGCTTCCGCACCAAGGACGAGGATCTCGGGGGTGGTTACGACGTGGTCGTGGAGACCGCCGGGTCCGCCGAGGCGGCGCGTACCTCTGCCGCGCTGCTGCGGCGGGGCGGGCGGCTGGTCCTCACCGGGATCCCGGCGCCGCGCGCGCCGGGGCTCGACCCGACCGATCTGGTCGTACGGCAGCTGGAGGTGCAGACGGTCTTCGGGGCGCCGCCCGACGCCTGGGCGCACGCCGTGCGGGTGTTCTCCGCCGGGCTGCTCGACCCGCTGCCGCTGGTCACGCACGAACTGCCGCTGACGGAGTTCGCGCAGGCGATCGAGCTGGTCGGGTCCGGCGACCCGAAGGTGGGCAAGGTCCTCCTCCGCCCCTGA
- a CDS encoding mandelate racemase/muconate lactonizing enzyme family protein produces the protein MRITGISTHVVGTPWRNLTYVQVHTDEGLTGVGETRMLGHTDALIGYLREAEANHIIGSDPFAVEDLVRRMKYGDYGRAGEIVMSGIAVIEMACWDIKGKALGVPVWQLLGGKVTDRVKAYANGWYTTERTPEAYHKAARGVMERGYRALKIDPFGTGHFELDHEQTLYAVSLIEAVRDAIGPDAELMLEMHGRFSPATAVRLAHELAPFKPAWLEEPCPPENLKALEKVAAKVDIPVATGERIHDRIEFRELFESQAADIIQPDVGHIGGIWETRKLAATAETHYTLIAPHNVGGSVLTAASLQVGFTSPNFKILEHFNDFADAEIKKVVKGAPQVVDGYFHLSDAPGLGVEFDAEAAAEFPQQQARFDLWAEGWEQRKPKGTR, from the coding sequence GTGCGCATCACCGGAATCAGCACACACGTGGTCGGGACGCCGTGGCGCAATCTGACCTACGTCCAGGTGCACACCGACGAAGGGCTGACCGGAGTCGGCGAGACCAGGATGCTGGGCCACACCGACGCGCTGATCGGCTATCTGCGGGAGGCCGAGGCCAACCACATCATCGGCTCCGACCCGTTCGCCGTCGAGGACCTGGTGCGCCGTATGAAGTACGGCGACTACGGCCGGGCCGGCGAGATCGTGATGTCCGGTATCGCCGTGATCGAGATGGCCTGCTGGGACATCAAGGGCAAGGCGCTCGGGGTGCCGGTCTGGCAGCTGCTCGGCGGCAAGGTCACCGACAGGGTGAAGGCGTACGCCAACGGCTGGTACACCACCGAGCGCACGCCCGAGGCGTACCACAAGGCCGCCCGGGGCGTGATGGAGCGCGGGTACCGGGCGCTCAAGATCGACCCCTTCGGCACCGGGCACTTCGAGCTCGACCACGAGCAGACCCTGTACGCCGTCTCCCTCATCGAGGCCGTACGGGACGCCATCGGCCCCGACGCCGAGCTGATGCTGGAGATGCACGGCCGCTTCTCCCCCGCCACCGCCGTACGCCTCGCGCACGAGCTGGCCCCCTTCAAGCCCGCCTGGCTGGAGGAGCCCTGCCCGCCGGAGAACCTGAAGGCGCTGGAGAAGGTCGCCGCCAAGGTCGACATCCCGGTCGCCACCGGCGAGCGCATCCACGACCGGATCGAGTTCCGGGAGCTGTTCGAGAGCCAGGCGGCCGACATCATCCAGCCCGACGTCGGCCATATCGGCGGCATCTGGGAGACCCGCAAGCTCGCCGCGACCGCCGAGACCCACTACACGCTGATCGCCCCGCACAACGTCGGCGGTTCGGTGCTCACCGCCGCCTCGCTCCAAGTCGGCTTCACCTCGCCGAACTTCAAGATCCTGGAGCACTTCAACGACTTCGCCGACGCCGAGATCAAGAAGGTGGTCAAGGGCGCGCCGCAGGTCGTGGACGGCTACTTCCATCTCTCCGACGCCCCCGGGCTCGGCGTGGAGTTCGACGCCGAGGCCGCCGCCGAGTTCCCGCAGCAGCAGGCCCGGTTCGACCTGTGGGCCGAGGGCTGGGAGCAGCGCAAGCCGAAGGGGACGCGATGA